In Marivirga salinae, a single window of DNA contains:
- a CDS encoding competence/damage-inducible protein A, producing MRDIYAELISIGDEILYGQTLDTNSHFISAELDKLGIRVKRKVTVADNRDSMMRAFKEAEANADLIIITGGLGPTKDDLTKLLLAEYFDSGMKLHEDILEDLRERFAKRGRELNELNKGQAELPEKCKPIENKYGTAPGMWFEKNEKVFISMPGVPKEMKYMMEDTIIPKFKEIYKTPVLIHKMVKTVGIQESILAERLEDWEDNLPKEIKLAYLPGLNQVKLRLTASGEDEKHLQKLIDKEVDKLYEQVGKYIYGTDDTNLPAKIGELLKEKNLTIACAESCTGGYIAHLITSNAGSSEYYRGGINPYHNDLKINILGVKKETIEQNGAVSEQTVKEMAERVRELFGADIGISTSGIAGPGGATDEKPVGTTWVALADGENTQTKLYHFQFDRESNIEITSNSLLNLVRQTLNSKELRKSL from the coding sequence ATGCGAGATATTTATGCAGAACTTATTTCCATAGGAGATGAGATATTGTACGGACAAACATTAGATACTAATTCACATTTCATAAGTGCTGAATTGGATAAGCTGGGCATTAGGGTGAAGAGAAAAGTAACCGTTGCGGATAACAGAGATTCCATGATGCGCGCTTTTAAAGAGGCGGAGGCCAATGCTGATCTTATCATTATAACAGGAGGACTTGGGCCAACCAAAGATGATTTAACTAAACTGCTTTTGGCTGAATACTTTGATTCAGGCATGAAACTTCATGAAGATATTCTAGAGGATTTGAGGGAAAGATTTGCTAAGAGAGGAAGGGAACTCAATGAATTAAACAAAGGGCAGGCTGAATTACCTGAAAAGTGTAAGCCAATTGAAAATAAATACGGCACTGCTCCTGGAATGTGGTTTGAGAAAAACGAAAAAGTTTTTATTTCCATGCCGGGTGTTCCTAAGGAAATGAAGTATATGATGGAAGATACCATCATTCCTAAATTCAAAGAAATTTATAAAACTCCGGTTCTTATCCATAAAATGGTGAAAACGGTTGGTATTCAGGAAAGTATATTGGCTGAAAGGTTAGAAGATTGGGAGGACAATCTGCCTAAAGAAATTAAATTAGCATATTTGCCTGGATTAAATCAAGTGAAATTGAGATTGACCGCTTCAGGTGAAGATGAAAAGCATTTGCAAAAGCTGATTGACAAGGAAGTGGATAAGCTTTATGAGCAGGTAGGAAAATACATTTATGGTACGGACGACACCAATTTGCCAGCTAAAATAGGAGAGTTGCTTAAAGAAAAGAATTTGACTATTGCTTGTGCAGAAAGCTGCACAGGTGGATATATTGCACATTTAATTACTTCCAATGCAGGAAGCTCTGAATATTATCGTGGTGGAATAAATCCTTATCACAATGATTTAAAGATCAATATACTAGGAGTAAAAAAAGAAACTATTGAGCAAAATGGTGCGGTAAGTGAGCAGACCGTAAAAGAAATGGCGGAAAGAGTTCGTGAACTTTTTGGCGCTGATATTGGTATTTCTACCAGTGGAATTGCAGGTCCTGGAGGTGCAACTGATGAAAAACCAGTGGGTACTACCTGGGTAGCTTTGGCAGATGGAGAGAATACCCAAACGAAATTGTATCATTTTCAGTTTGATAGGGAGAGTAATATCGAGATTACCTCTAATTCATTATTAAATTTGGTTCGACAAACTTTAAACTCAAAAGAATTGAGAAAAAGTTTATAA